In Helianthus annuus cultivar XRQ/B chromosome 3, HanXRQr2.0-SUNRISE, whole genome shotgun sequence, a single window of DNA contains:
- the LOC110929480 gene encoding uncharacterized protein LOC110929480 — protein sequence MTNRTVTVWIVAIVSFVVLMFVTPSIPQDQEYHDFADQRQFFGMPNALNVISNVPFFIIGVIGLVLCYYKNFFKLSLQGELCGWTFFYIGVAAVGFGSSYYHLEPNDARLVWDRLPMTIAFTSIIAIFIIERIDERKGTYSIIPLLLVGAVSILYWRFFDDLRPYALVQFVPCIAIPLMAIMLPPMYTHSSYWLWAAGFYLLAKVEEAIDDTIYEWTNHIVSGHTLKHLCAAMVPVFLTLMLAKRDIVAERISLLQVWKISWTKYKRNGVVTENETITYSTVPVEESRE from the exons ATGACTAATCGGACTGTTACCGTATGGATAGTAGCCATAGTATCCTTCGTAGTGCTCATGTTCGTTACTCCGTCAATTCCTCAAGATCAAGAGTATCACGATTTCGCCGATCAACGTCAATTCTTCG GCATGCCTAATGCTCTGAATGTCATTTCAAATGTGCCTTTCTTCATTATTGGTGTCATAGGGCTCGTACTTTGCTATTATAAAAACTTCTTCAAGTTAAG TCTGCAAGGTGAGCTTTGTGGTTGGACATTCTTTTACATTGGTGTGGCTGCTGTTGGTTTTGGATCCTCGTATTATCATCTTGAACCAAATGATGCTCGTCTTGTTTGGGATCGTTTGCCT ATGACCATTGCCTTCACTTCAATTATTGCGATATTTATCATTGAAAGAATCGATGAGCGAAAGGGAACATACTCTATAATTCCGTTGCTTTTGGTTGGTGCAGTAAGCATTTTGTACTGGAG gttttttgatgATCTCCGACCATACGCCTTGGTCCAATTTGTACCTTGCATTGCCATTCCTTTGATGGCCATCATGCTACCTCCAATGTATACACATTCGTCATATTGGCTATGGGCTGCAG GATTTTATCTTCTAGCTAAGGTTGAAGAAGCCATTGATGATACAATCTATGAATGGACTAATCATATAGTTAGTGGACACACTCTCAAGCATCTGTGCGCTGCAATGGTTCCCGTATTCTTAACACTTATGCTTGCAAAGAGGGATATCGTTGCCGAGAG GATAAGCTTGTTGCAAGTATGGAAAATATCATGGACCAAATACAAACGAAATGGTGTGGTGACCGAGAATGAAACAATTACATACTCAACTGTTCCTGTCGAAGAGTCCCGTGAATGA